The Hemicordylus capensis ecotype Gifberg chromosome 6, rHemCap1.1.pri, whole genome shotgun sequence genome window below encodes:
- the TMPPE gene encoding transmembrane protein with metallophosphoesterase domain: MIFKQLPLEAKFAAVAGIVFFSMIASRIYLAERIEVKSLRWLVRLQMLLFVNALMLIGSLHIWRSTVTVFYKSPTVNSCYFTLWKIAVFMFLVLAHSSFFTLLFLVAEEPYFFSLAAYTCLGGYIILIFFLFALGSLEQGYKFLVQRGAKMSIINKNSRLAMKPALAILVTIALTILGLLNASQPPAVKTVAIPVHKLPLSMDGLKVVLLSDIHLGPTVGKTKLEMIVKMANALKPDITVIVGDLTDSDVKDLGSAVEPLGNLGSTLGTYFVTGNHEYYTSDVNNWFELLKSFNIRPLHNENTKIRFPKGRDGDWFCLAGVDDIEANALRYSGHGMDLKKALRDCDTDHAIVLLAHQPLAAKWALQARPDINLVLSGHTHGGQIFPLNIGAYFLNPFFVGLYKVGQSTFVYVSSGIMYYGIPMRLASRAEITEIILHSEVI; the protein is encoded by the coding sequence ATGATCTTCAAGCAGTTACCACTTGAAGCAAAGTTTGCAGCTGTTGCTGGAATAGTTTTCTTCTCCATGATAGCATCCCGGATATATTTGGCTGAAAGGATCGAGGTGAAGAGCTTGAGATGGCTGGTCAGATTGCAGATGCTGTTGTTTGTTAATGCCCTGATGCTCATTGGATCCCTTCACATATGGAGAAGCACAGTGACTGTGTTCTATAAGTCACCAACTGTTAACTCGTGCTATTTTACCTTATGGAAAATAGCTGTGTTCATGTTCCTGGTCTTGGCACACTCAAGCTTTTTTACACTGCTGTTTCTTGTGGCAGAAGAGCCTTATTTCTTTTCATTAGCTGCATACACCTGTCTTGGAGGCTACATCATCCTTATTTTTTTCCTCTTTGCCCTAGGTTCTTTGGAGCAAGGCTATAAGTTCTTAGTCCAAAGAGGTGCAAAGATGAGCATTATCAATAAAAATAGCAGACTGGCAATGAAACCAGCTCTAGCCATTTTGGTGACCATTGCATTGACTATTCTTGGACTTCTGAATGCTTCCCAGCCTCCTGCCGTGAAAACAGTAGCTATTCCTGTTCATAAACTGCCCTTGTCGATGGATGGCCTGAAGGTGGTATTGCTTTCTGATATTCATCTAGGCCCCACTGTTGGGAAAACCAAACTTGAAATGATCGTAAAAATGGCTAATGCTTTAAAACCAGATATCACTGTGATTGTGGGTGACCTTACTGATTCTGATGTGAAAGACCTTGGGAGTGCTGTGGAACCTCTTGGCAACCTTGGCTCCACACTAGGAACTTATTTTGTCACAGGAAACCATGAGTACTACACCTCTGATGTCAACAATTGGTTTGAATTACTGAAATCATTCAACATTCGCCCCCTCcacaatgaaaacacaaagatcAGGTTTCCCAAGGGCAGAGACGGTGATTGGTTTTGTCTGGCAGGGGTTGATGATATCGAAGCTAATGCATTGCGCTATTCTGGGCATGGTATGGATTTGAAAAAGGCTCTAAGGGACTGTGATACTGATCATGCAATAGTTCTTCTTGCCCATCAACCACTTGCTGCAAAATGGGCTCTCCAAGCTCGGCCAGATATAAATTTGGTATTGTCTGGGCACACTCATGGAGGGCAGATATTTCCTCTGAATATTGGTGCCTACTTCCTGAATCCATTCTTTGTTGGTTTATATAAAGTTGGACAGAGCACTTTTGTGTATGTCAGTTCAGGCATCATGTACTATGGAATACCAATGAGACTGGCTAGTAGAGCAGAAATAACAGAAATCATTCTGCATTCTGAAGTAATATAA